A window of Costertonia aggregata contains these coding sequences:
- a CDS encoding ribonuclease HII — protein MILRIALPILFLFFLSCNEPLKTNSRLLDYVPSSASTVIKINDYQAFKSGLKNSFFIKQVETSKNYSAFSKKISVLDFVQTKNQSVLALIEVDEDDLGYFFIANDSTLNIQLDKIKNKTIEEIVYKGNVIKKHTLNESIFYQTRIDEKTIIASSKTILENGILSTEKENIAPTLQKLFAISDLNKSASIYINTKAGHSLFSPILKKKESLTGFADWISLDVDLGQNYVKLHGISIANDSIKNYLNFFKNTSPLNSKAALVTPQNTNTLFTYTFDDFSKFSKNRQSYSNNSTVSDTIFKTIEEIGELHFDNSRAILINAYDAESIFEFLNTVRRNAFNYQGHEIIELDKNDFLNFYLNPLVQDFEANHFVLLDNTMVFSENRETLQTVISSFNGKSSFEKSILYQSMQDELANEASVQFIADFKGLSNWIDSDFLSEIEDEQIKKYSFSAQATSDNGFYHTNIIIKKTENNQKPNITAPLFTVLLDNDIATPPQFIINHRTNKKEVVVQDQENNLYLISTKGKVLWKKQLKGRIQGKVHQVDIYKNGRLQLAFCTDNQFLILDRNGDLVQPFEISFSGGNLNPLAVFDYDEKKDYRFVITQGDKVFMYNNKGKIVTGFKYTKAKSPILTAPNHFRLNKKDYLVFVLENGDLKILNRVGDNRINVKEKINFSQNNPHLHNNRFIVTDVKGNLFATDTKGKTIKTPLNLNKDHGIDATSKTLAVMNDNILTIKGKKMEMDLGVYTKPTIFYLNDKIYVSVTDIQNQKVYLFDSQARPIQNFPVFGNSTIDLADIDNDSKLELTVQDQDNSLIVYKIN, from the coding sequence ATGATCTTAAGAATAGCCTTACCCATTTTGTTTCTATTCTTTTTAAGTTGCAATGAACCCCTAAAAACCAACTCTAGGTTATTGGATTATGTGCCATCGAGTGCATCCACGGTAATAAAAATAAATGACTATCAAGCCTTCAAAAGCGGATTAAAGAACAGTTTTTTTATAAAACAGGTCGAAACTTCAAAAAACTACAGTGCTTTCTCAAAAAAAATAAGTGTCCTTGATTTTGTTCAAACGAAAAATCAAAGTGTTTTGGCACTTATCGAAGTGGATGAAGACGATTTAGGTTATTTTTTTATTGCCAACGATAGCACTCTCAACATACAACTTGATAAAATCAAAAATAAAACCATAGAAGAAATAGTATACAAGGGTAACGTTATCAAAAAACATACATTGAATGAATCTATATTTTATCAAACCAGAATAGATGAAAAAACCATAATTGCATCTTCCAAAACAATATTGGAGAATGGTATTTTAAGCACTGAAAAAGAAAACATCGCACCGACTTTACAAAAATTATTCGCCATATCCGATCTCAACAAATCTGCTTCAATTTATATAAACACCAAAGCAGGTCATTCCCTTTTCTCTCCGATACTTAAAAAAAAAGAAAGCCTTACAGGTTTTGCCGATTGGATTTCTTTGGATGTTGACCTGGGCCAAAACTATGTGAAATTACATGGCATCAGCATAGCCAATGACTCGATAAAAAACTATTTGAACTTTTTTAAAAACACAAGTCCCTTAAATAGTAAAGCTGCTTTGGTTACGCCACAAAATACCAATACCCTGTTCACATATACATTTGATGATTTTAGCAAATTTTCTAAAAACCGACAATCATATTCAAATAATTCAACGGTTTCAGACACTATTTTCAAAACCATAGAAGAAATCGGAGAACTACATTTCGACAATTCTAGGGCGATACTGATAAATGCATATGACGCCGAAAGCATATTTGAATTTTTGAATACTGTAAGAAGGAACGCTTTCAACTATCAAGGTCATGAAATCATAGAGCTTGATAAAAATGATTTCCTCAACTTTTATTTAAATCCATTGGTACAAGATTTTGAAGCCAACCATTTCGTGCTTTTGGACAACACTATGGTTTTTTCGGAAAACAGGGAGACTTTGCAAACTGTGATAAGTAGTTTTAATGGTAAATCTTCGTTTGAGAAATCCATTTTGTATCAAAGTATGCAAGATGAACTCGCTAATGAAGCATCAGTTCAATTTATAGCTGATTTTAAAGGTCTTTCCAATTGGATAGATTCTGATTTTCTTTCTGAGATAGAAGACGAACAAATCAAAAAATATTCGTTTTCCGCCCAAGCAACGTCTGACAATGGTTTTTATCATACCAATATCATCATCAAAAAAACGGAAAATAACCAAAAGCCCAATATTACGGCTCCACTTTTCACCGTACTGCTGGATAATGATATTGCAACACCCCCTCAGTTCATCATAAACCATAGAACCAATAAAAAAGAAGTTGTTGTACAAGATCAAGAAAACAATCTATATCTAATTTCTACCAAGGGCAAGGTACTTTGGAAAAAACAATTAAAGGGACGTATTCAAGGAAAGGTACATCAAGTAGACATTTATAAAAACGGTAGGTTACAATTGGCGTTTTGTACCGATAACCAATTTTTGATACTCGACCGCAATGGGGATTTGGTTCAACCTTTTGAAATATCGTTCAGTGGCGGCAACTTGAATCCGTTAGCAGTTTTTGATTATGATGAAAAAAAAGATTACCGGTTTGTAATCACGCAGGGCGATAAAGTGTTCATGTACAATAACAAAGGGAAAATCGTTACGGGTTTCAAATATACCAAAGCCAAAAGCCCAATTCTTACAGCACCAAACCATTTTAGATTGAACAAAAAGGATTATTTGGTATTTGTTCTGGAAAACGGAGATTTAAAAATATTGAACCGTGTTGGGGATAACAGAATAAATGTGAAGGAAAAAATAAATTTTTCACAAAATAACCCCCATCTCCACAACAACAGGTTTATAGTCACTGATGTAAAAGGAAATCTCTTCGCTACAGACACTAAAGGTAAGACAATAAAAACCCCGCTTAATCTGAACAAAGACCACGGCATTGATGCTACAAGTAAAACTTTAGCAGTAATGAACGATAATATTTTAACCATAAAAGGGAAAAAAATGGAAATGGATTTAGGCGTATACACCAAACCAACGATATTTTATCTCAACGACAAAATTTATGTCTCGGTAACCGACATACAAAATCAAAAGGTATATTTGTTTGATAGCCAAGCAAGGCCCATCCAAAACTTTCCCGTCTTTGGCAACTCTACCATTGATCTGGCCGATATTGACAATGACTCAAAACTTGAACTTACGGTACAGGACCAGGACAACTCGCTGATTGTCTACAAAATAAACTGA